Proteins from one Anastrepha obliqua isolate idAnaObli1 chromosome 2, idAnaObli1_1.0, whole genome shotgun sequence genomic window:
- the LOC129239550 gene encoding calponin homology domain-containing protein DDB_G0272472-like yields MINCVSRGKEAPIELPKIGNKKPIVLSSQRFNKLLNNANQVEKLQAQKEIEEEQKYKEYLKEGSDQLVAHFKGNIQRTQDEKLAEIKANMEQKITKMQEDIHQSKENEERERSERLAKAQNLMEQLKPGPKDLHSAAMQSEVLRARNVQRNINKEFEKAIKRQECMDKLACEHQAFAFMQEDQLRQLEREQNMNTYKKEMLQTINESYKQRVEHKKQLIKEQQAIREAMDQEIKAQIEREKAIMEKKRASLRKNALEAMKMVEQRRLRERMTEEIEDRLCCVYNLGKLDMDVVKKDEEAKQLIYGEEKKQEMQAQFFRCIQAKTDAAEDERVRRDISRMQLKFTAEEQEKIRKDKAAKQARIEAYMRELQQQKEVKRRAEEEKRYDMATRFKNCEVNRLFEEAQKQKRLTQIKETRASLKEQLELKKRVENEDKELMRSTCEDNKEEREDKYFFEYARNLMEDAHKKDRPLYPFVKVVQQYKRERGIDCERKTPRHLVTQVNIGTRPPIDGKTNVDHLSATLVNKPKPAQLKATHDSSTEAMHISKSVPIGKETTLAMGKMERSVKDSILENCLKISELIAADAKKTGNDDKEKCDNRLVDCLKPSNRMAQLKKDDDCESLLNSGKVRYSLGELKKMNQFPSTKEQ; encoded by the exons ATGATAAATTGCGTGTCGCGCGGTAAAGAAGCCCCGATCGAATTACCGAAAATTGGCAATAAAAAGCCTATAGTGCTCTCGTCACAGCGCTTCAATAAGTTGCTAAACAATGCCAATCAGGTGGAAAAGTTGCAAGCTCAGAAAGAAATCGAAGAAGAACAGAAATATAAGGAATACTTGAAGGAGGGATCGGATCAATTGGTAGCACATTTTAAGGGCAACATACAAAGGACACAAGATGAGAAGCTGGCTGAGATCAAGGCGAatatggaacaaaaaattacaaaaa TGCAGGAGGACATCCACCAGTCGAAGGAAAACGAGGAACGAGAAAGAAGCGAGCGACTGGCTAAGGCGCAAAACTTAATGGAACAACTAAAGCCCGGACCCAAGGATCTACACTCAGCGGCCATGCAAAGCGAAGTACTTCGTGCGCGAAACGTTCAACGCAATATAAATAAAGAGTTCGAAAAGGCTATTAAACGGCAGGAATGCATGGATAAGTTAGCCTGTGAGCATCAAGCGTTTGCGTTCATGCAAGAGGACCAACTGCGACAATTGGAACGCGAACAGAACATGAACACGTACAAGAAAGAGATGCTTCAAACAATCAACGAGTCCTACAAACAGCGCGTGGAGCACAAAAAGCAGCTCATCAAGGAGCAACAGGCTATACGAGAGGCAATGGATCAGGAAATCAAGGCACAAATCGAAAGAGAGAAAGCAATTATGGAGAAAAAAAGAGCTTCACTGCGCAAAAATGCACTAGAAGCCATGAAAATGGTAGAGCAACGTAGATTAA GGGAGCGTATGACCGAAGAGATTGAGGATCGCTTGTGTTGTGTTTATAATCTGGGCAAGTTGGACATGGATGTCGTCAAAAAGGACGAAGAAGCGAAGCAACTAATCTACGGTGAAGAGAAGAAACAAGAGATGCAAGCTCAGTTCTTCCGCTGTATTCAGGCTAAGACAGACGCAGCGGAGGATGAGCGCGTGCGTCGTGATATTAGTCGCATGCAACTGAAATTCACGGCAGAGGAGCAAGAAAAAATACGTAAGGACAAGGCGGCAAAACAGGCACGTATAGAAGCATATATGCGCGAACTGCAGCAGCAAAAGGAAGTTAAACGTCGCGCCGAGGAAGAAAAGCGTTACGATATGGCCACCCGCTTTAAGAACTGTGAAGTAAATCGTCTGTTTGAGGAGGCACAAAAGCAAAAGCGTCTTACGCAAATAAAAGAAACGCGTGCCTCATTAAAGGAACAGCTCGAACTCAAGAAACGCGTTGAAAATGAAGATAAGGAACTAATGCGCTCCACCTGTGAGGACAACAAAGAAGAGCGAGAGGATAAGTACTTCTTTGAATATGCACGCAATCTCATGGAGGATGCACACAAAAAGGATCGGCCATTATATCCCTTCGTCAAGGTGGTACAACAGTATAAACGTGAGCGTGGCATCGATTGTGAACGCAAAACCCCAAGGCATCTGGTGACGCAGGTGAACATTGGCACTCGCCCGCCTATCGATGGTAAGACGAATGTCGATCACTTATCCGCCACATTGGTAAACAAACCGAAACCGGCGCAATTGAAGGCAACACATGACAGCTCAACAGAAGCAATGCACATCAGTAAATCTGTTCCAATAGGCAAAGAAACAACGTTGGCAATGGGAAAAATGGAAAGGAGTGTAAAGGACAGCATACTGGAAAACTGCCTTAAGATCTCCGAATTAATTGCAGCTGATGCGAAGAAGACTGGCAACGATGACAAAGAAAAATGCGACAATCGGTTAGTGGATTGCTTGAAACCAAGTAATCGTATGGCTCAATTGAAGAAGGACGACGATTGCGAATCATTGCTCAATTCCGGCAAAGTGCGCTATTCCCTgggcgaactgaagaaaatgaaTCAATTTCCATCGACGAAAGAACAATAG